A genomic stretch from Cellulomonas sp. KRMCY2 includes:
- a CDS encoding DNA polymerase Y family protein, producing the protein MTTASGTAPQRLAALWVPDWPVLAAMRAQEVPDHQPTAVHDGRRVTALSAVARSQGVRRGMRRRHAQECCPGLVLLTDDPGRDVRLFEPVAAAAETVVAGIEVARPGLLLLPAEGAGRYHGSEQVLAELLVAQVAERTGYEAQVGVADGAGAAVLAARAARIVPPGQAAQFLAPLAAGELVHVATGEILAQVPDLVDLLGRLGLRTLGQVAQLPRSDVQARFGRLGTWAHQVASGQDDRPTALRRLEPDVAVEQDLDPPVERIEAAAFAARRLAEDLHTQLVVRGAGCGRLQITARTEDGHELVRTWRTDAVLGGLSAARMTDRVRWQLEGWLTGASRRPGRGSGDDDPAPAPLVRLGLRAEEVVSVGAEQGRLWGSASGADLRAQRALHRVQGLIGADAVLAVAVQGGRDVRDQVHLVPWGEDAPAARPTAPPWPGRLPPPAPATVLVVPEVVQVRGPEGRPVQIGSRLELSAEPASVHWSGRDATEAVVEGWAGPWPLVQRWWSQGARSQVYLQVTLEDGRALLLSLEGGVWTVEARYD; encoded by the coding sequence ATGACGACGGCGAGCGGGACCGCACCGCAGCGGCTCGCGGCGCTCTGGGTCCCTGACTGGCCGGTGCTGGCCGCGATGAGAGCGCAGGAGGTCCCGGACCACCAGCCGACGGCGGTGCACGACGGGCGACGGGTCACCGCTCTCTCTGCCGTGGCCAGGAGCCAGGGAGTGCGTCGGGGCATGCGCCGACGGCATGCCCAGGAGTGCTGTCCGGGACTCGTCCTGCTGACCGACGACCCCGGGCGTGACGTCCGGCTCTTCGAACCGGTCGCAGCCGCTGCTGAGACGGTCGTCGCGGGGATCGAGGTGGCCCGCCCAGGACTCCTCCTGCTGCCCGCCGAGGGGGCCGGGCGCTACCACGGGTCCGAGCAGGTCCTGGCTGAGCTCCTGGTCGCGCAGGTGGCCGAACGGACCGGCTACGAGGCCCAGGTAGGGGTGGCCGACGGGGCGGGAGCGGCTGTCCTGGCCGCCCGCGCAGCGCGGATCGTGCCGCCCGGGCAGGCAGCGCAGTTCCTCGCCCCGCTGGCCGCCGGTGAGCTCGTGCACGTCGCCACCGGCGAGATCCTGGCGCAGGTCCCCGACCTCGTCGACCTCCTCGGGCGGCTGGGGCTGCGCACCCTCGGGCAGGTCGCCCAGCTGCCCCGCTCGGACGTGCAGGCCCGGTTCGGCAGGCTCGGGACGTGGGCGCACCAGGTCGCCTCCGGTCAGGACGACCGCCCGACGGCCCTGCGACGGCTCGAGCCTGACGTCGCGGTGGAGCAGGACCTCGACCCGCCGGTCGAGCGGATCGAGGCGGCGGCCTTCGCCGCACGGCGCCTGGCCGAGGACCTGCACACCCAGCTGGTCGTCCGCGGGGCCGGCTGCGGGCGGTTGCAGATCACCGCACGGACCGAGGACGGTCATGAGCTCGTGCGCACCTGGCGCACCGACGCCGTGCTCGGCGGGCTGTCGGCCGCCCGGATGACCGATCGGGTGCGCTGGCAGCTCGAGGGGTGGCTCACCGGCGCCTCCCGGCGCCCGGGCCGTGGCTCGGGCGATGACGACCCGGCGCCTGCGCCGCTCGTCCGGCTGGGGCTGCGGGCCGAGGAGGTCGTGTCGGTCGGTGCGGAGCAGGGCCGGCTCTGGGGCAGCGCCAGCGGCGCGGACCTGCGGGCCCAGCGGGCGCTGCACCGGGTCCAGGGCCTGATCGGTGCCGATGCCGTCCTCGCCGTCGCGGTGCAGGGTGGCCGTGACGTCCGTGACCAGGTCCACCTGGTGCCGTGGGGGGAGGATGCCCCCGCAGCCCGACCGACCGCACCACCCTGGCCCGGCCGGCTGCCGCCACCGGCGCCCGCCACCGTGCTGGTCGTGCCGGAGGTCGTCCAGGTCCGGGGCCCGGAGGGCAGGCCGGTTCAGATCGGATCTCGGCTCGAGCTCAGCGCAGAGCCCGCGTCCGTGCACTGGTCGGGGCGTGACGCCACCGAGGCGGTGGTCGAGGGCTGGGCCGGTCCGTGGCCCCTGGTGCAGCGCTGGTGGAGCCAGGGGGCGCGCTCGCAGGTCTACCTGCAGGTGACCCTCGAGGACGGCCGGGCGCTGCTGCTGTCGCTGGAGGGTGGGGTCTGGACGGTCGAGGCGCGGTATGACTGA
- a CDS encoding YbhB/YbcL family Raf kinase inhibitor-like protein, translating to MDLTRPIPPDPYTQLPTVPSFTLTSQDVADGATMAGPFTASGGNTSPQLSWSGFPAGTRSFVVSCFDPDAPTPAGFWHWTVLDLPATTTSLPRGAGSPDGAALPAGALQTRNDGGDLGYGGAAPPRGDRAHRYVFAVHALDVPTLGPDASTPPTAVAFTALFHTLARATLTPVFAR from the coding sequence GTGGACCTCACCCGCCCGATCCCACCCGACCCCTACACCCAGCTCCCCACCGTCCCGTCGTTCACCCTGACCAGTCAGGACGTGGCCGACGGCGCCACCATGGCCGGCCCCTTCACGGCCTCCGGCGGCAACACCTCGCCCCAGCTCAGCTGGTCCGGCTTCCCGGCGGGCACCCGCAGCTTCGTCGTGTCGTGCTTCGACCCGGACGCCCCGACGCCCGCGGGCTTCTGGCACTGGACGGTCCTCGACCTGCCGGCCACCACGACGTCGCTGCCGCGGGGGGCCGGGAGCCCGGACGGCGCAGCCCTGCCGGCCGGGGCGCTGCAGACCCGCAACGACGGCGGCGACCTCGGCTACGGCGGCGCAGCCCCACCACGCGGCGACCGTGCACACCGCTACGTCTTCGCCGTGCACGCGCTCGACGTCCCGACCCTCGGCCCCGACGCCTCGACGCCGCCGACGGCAGTCGCCTTCACCGCCCTGTTCCACACCCTGGCCAGGGCGACGCTCACCCCGGTCTTCGCGCGGTGA
- a CDS encoding RNA methyltransferase: MPIIRLTSADDELLADYTRLTDVALRVKHEPAKGLYIAESSTVIRRAIAAGHRPRSFLMAPRWLADLGDLLDAVGAGPDGDIPVFVGEPEVLEAVTGFHLHRGALAAMHRPALLPVAEVLAAARGGTGARRVAVLEDIVDHTNVGAIFRSAAALGVDAVLVSPRCADPLYRRSVRVSMGTVFQVPWTRLESWPGGLADLRAEGFTVAALALADEAVTLDDLVAASPQRLALVLGTEGDGLSRGAVAAADVVVRIPMAGGVDSLNVAAASAVAFWALRV; the protein is encoded by the coding sequence GTGCCGATCATCCGTCTCACCTCCGCCGACGACGAGCTCCTGGCCGACTACACGCGGCTGACCGACGTCGCGCTGCGGGTCAAGCACGAGCCGGCCAAGGGTCTGTACATCGCCGAGAGCTCGACGGTGATCCGGCGGGCGATCGCCGCCGGCCACCGACCCCGGTCCTTCCTGATGGCACCGAGGTGGCTCGCCGACCTCGGCGACCTGCTCGACGCCGTGGGCGCCGGACCGGACGGCGACATCCCGGTGTTCGTCGGCGAACCCGAGGTGCTCGAGGCCGTCACCGGCTTCCACCTGCACCGCGGGGCGCTCGCTGCGATGCACCGCCCGGCGCTGCTGCCGGTCGCCGAGGTGCTCGCAGCAGCCCGGGGTGGGACCGGTGCGCGGCGGGTCGCGGTGCTCGAGGACATCGTCGACCACACCAACGTCGGGGCGATCTTCCGCAGCGCGGCGGCGCTCGGGGTCGATGCCGTGCTCGTCTCGCCGCGCTGCGCCGACCCGCTGTACCGCCGTTCGGTCCGGGTCTCGATGGGCACGGTCTTCCAGGTCCCCTGGACCCGGCTGGAGTCCTGGCCGGGTGGGCTCGCGGACCTGCGGGCCGAGGGCTTCACCGTGGCGGCTCTGGCGCTCGCCGACGAGGCCGTCACCCTCGACGACCTGGTCGCAGCGTCCCCGCAGCGGCTCGCGCTCGTGCTCGGCACCGAGGGGGACGGTCTGTCGCGTGGTGCGGTCGCCGCAGCGGACGTGGTCGTCCGCATCCCGATGGCGGGTGGGGTGGACTCGTTGAACGTCGCCGCTGCCTCCGCGGTCGCCTTCTGGGCGCTGCGCGTCTGA